The genomic DNA GCCTCCACtctctataaacttgagctcatccaaaatactACTGCTCATATCTTAACACGGatggagtcccactcacccactgtGCTTGCTGATCCACAGTGGTAACTGGTCCCCAAcacttccaatttaaaattcttgcCCTCATGCTTATATCATTTGTCCTCTCTATCCCTGTAACCACCTCTAGTCCTACACATCCTTCCACTCCCATCCCACCACCTGAACCTTCTGTTCCACTGACTCATGACCTCTTGTGCACTCTTCTCCCTTCACCCCCACTATTGATGGCCTTCtgtccccaagctctggaattctgtccctaaacctctctgactctccacTTCCCTCTGTCCTTTAATATGCTCCATAAAACCCACCTCTGACCAAGCTATCGATCACTCCTACAAATATTTCAATTTGATGGCTGATTAAAACTCTGTGAAGTCCATTTAAAACATTATGAAACATTCTGCAGTGGCATTAGAAACAACCCTATGCTGTACCCTTATGCACCGGCACCTTAATCCATGtccttgttacctctaggcttggctattccaatgctaTTCTGACCAGCATttcattttccaccctccataaacttgaggtcatccaaaaatctgctgcccatatctGAACTCGCactaagtctcattcacccatcacccctgtgtttgctgacctatctTGACACCcagttcaaaattctcatccttgttttcaaatccctccatggccttgcccctccctgtctctgtaatatcctccagccccacaaccctccgagatatctgcattcctctaattccagcctctgacGTATCCCCgagttccttcaccccaccattggcagccgtgccttcagctgccgagaccaTAAGCTCTGCAGTTCCCTCActgaacctctctacctctctctcttcctttgacattccttaaaacccgtctctttgaccaagcttttgttcatctggccTAGTATCTCCTTATATGGCCTGGTGTCAAGTTTTGctcgataatgctcttgtgaagtgctttgggatgttttactatgttaaagtgctatataaatacattttACTGTTGTTGTTATAATACACTGGGTGTATTACATCACTAGGCTATATAGAGTGGATACAGTACCATTATGTATAGTTTACCTGGGAAGGTGGTACTGGTGGGCTTCCTTCTGGATACATTGGTGGTGCTTTGATGTaattgactggcttgctaggccacttcagaagtcaatcacattggtgtgggactggagtcacatatcgagcagtctgggtaaggacggcaggtttccttccctaaaacacATTAGTCAACGAGTTCAGTTCCGACAGCTACATGACCAATTGGACTGGTACCAGCTTTTTATTTACAGATttgtttaaactgaattcaaactctaaaacttccatggtgggatttagaCTTGTGCTgtgtgtcccatcaaacactcctggtgcaggttagatacagagtaaagctccctctacactgtctcatcaaacactcccaggacaggtacatacAGAGCCGACCAAGTGCCGATGAATCCCTGCACCTACCCGTACCAGGGGCAGAAGGAGGACAGCCAGTTGGTCCTGGCCACCATCATTAACTTGACCCCAAATGTTTTTCCGGTCTGGGACCACTCGCTCAGGTCTCTCTTCAACATCTTCTACATGAACTTCTGCAGCCTCGGATTCGTGGTGCTGGTTTTCTCGGTCAAATCTAGAGATCAGAAAGTCGTGGGAGATGTAGAAGGAGCTCGGCACTATGTGTCTACGGCCCGAGCACTCAACATTGCAACCACAGTGCTAAGCATCCTTGTCCTCGTAATCTTCATTGTGTTGTTGTTCGCTGGCATGTTTCAGGCATTGCAAATTATAAAAGAACAACAACAATACCATGATCTCTATGGAGGTGGGAAGTGAAGCAACTCGATGGTGGCAGTACCTCATTGTCCATGGCGGGAGCTGTTATGTGACCAAACTCTTTTCAACACCTTGATGCAGTTTTAGTCTATTATTGCTTCTTTCTATCTATAACGTCTATATAATGCTGATATGTCTAAAGTGATCACCTCACAGCAATACAGATCTCTTTTCTATAAAATTTGGCCAAGGTGTGGCCTTGATTGTATTAATAAAGCAATTGATTAAAAAAAACGGAGTTGGCTGCTGCCTGATTGGGACAGCtgagtgctgagtgcatcaacaAAGTGCAGctaacagtgctgcagtcagttgcaggAGGTGCTTCTGGAGAAAGAGAGCTGCAACACCTTTGGACAACATATGTTGCAGAGGAGGAAAAGACTTTGGAGAAATAAGGCTGTATTTGGAGGTGGGTGGTTGAGCATCAGACCTTTGTTTGATTTGGACTGTtgcgggaggtggaagaggccagaacaACAAGAGGTGGGGGCTGTACATTTCTACAGGGAGCTGTGCAATTGCATTAAATAtacaaggaagctccctccccacctcaattgcccagcctgggtcagctgaagctgcctggctaaagaGACAGAAGGATATagttagtgcctgggcagcttttgGCTGACTCAGATGAAGACCCCTCCTGCAAACAGAAAGCCAGGAGTGTTACTCAGGACTGTTTAGAGTGCTCTGTGTACCACCCTTAAAGCAAAAGTTATcgcttacagcctgtctttccccttttcctgtataccctcagcctctcccggaACCTACTATTTGTTTATACGTTATTTCttacaaagttttttttttgcaaGCCTACAACTctgggtgggtttggctcttgaacccatggcaagcccatcatcaccggtggcggggccctttcatacctatgcagctgcagcctctgtgacCGCCCATGCggtcccgtcaccttttaaattaataacatctagcaatggggtaaagagctatccccaccctaaCATGTCTATAGAGgcttgtgtaaaggcaatggctgaggttgtcagccctttggccattgtggcagcctcaaagatgtgcgggaaggctgtgttcatcctgaagactgagcgggcggtgtctctggccctgagtaaggggttcactgtgtggggggaCTTTACTGCCGGTGGAGCCTGGGGGCCACCACACAGAACATAATGTTGTCAaatgtcctgcccttcattcccagtgagctcctcttcCCCCACCTGTATCATCTGGGGgaagtgaggtcggggatcaccccagtcccgctcggtctttgggagaacagcctccggtgtgtctactccttctgccgacagctatttatgcagctggtgcgggaggaggtTTTGGAGGGTCAATTTAATGTTGAGTTCCGGGGGCGGCgtacgcgtcttctggacctcggacaggGTGCAATGCCATGCCTGCAAGGGAGTGGGGCACATTCGTTAGAACTGCCTCAACCTCCtggccgccaactccacctcggtggcccagggtggcaccactgcacctcctcccactccccctatgCCTCCAACAGACAGTCAgtcagttccggaggctgtggttttcacggcctccagcggggaggggggTACCCGTCTGAGTTGAAGGAAGACGCGAAGAAAAAATAAACACTGAGAACACCCCTGGGCACTgtggcacaacccgagcctgagcccagcccaaggcccgctccctgggaacccacctgccccagggctgggctcagcccCAGGGTAACCAAGCAAAAGGAGGgtgcagaggcctctgatgacaaggaggtctctgagcctccttgcccgagtcagaaaaagagaaggcacccctccatggacgtaacacagggccctgaggtgcagggcccatcgatTGGAGGGAAGCGGTCGACTGGTTcctccctgccaccaccaccatcaaggctgtaaagcctGGGCAGGGGCTCCCTACCCCTCAGATGGGGGGGTAGGGGGAGACCCCTGTACATGTGGCTCCTCCTGAAGGAGCAAATGGAGccttgcttgtggtgggggagcctggggacgctccCGGAGAAGCCTTCTCTTTTCCACTGGGTCaagtgccctgagtgaaggggagggcgaggctccGAAGGGGTCGgcctcccagccaaaatccactcCCAACCAGGATGTACCTGACCCAGTTATGggtgaaaatgctgccccatctgctgggcctttgGGGGCTGGCgaagtgggagatggcctcctctctccacctctgatcCTGGCTCCGGTTGGATTTCCGGAGTCAGGAACTACTGTCTACCCTGGGCTGCTCATTGGCCTGCGGACAGAGGTGGAGGGGGCTCCTGAACCGCTGACGCCCATAGGCTCCAGCCCAATAGATGAACTCCTGGGGGTAGGATCATGCCGGAGGTGGGATCAGCTGGCATGGCCGAGATGTCCACCCCACAATGTGTGATGGGTGTGTCAGCTGCTGGCGGtggcgacccggaggaggatggggactcagtgtggggcatggaggatgatcttgaatccattgccagtgaaggggtggactccctcatgcctaccaccgagtctcctctcatccccaccgcaAAACTCCAGGACTTCGCcacggcatgcaggggttgccacaataaagttcagttGGTCCTCGGTCGGTGATCAAGTTTGGCGCTTATCATCTAGTCCATCTGTGCTGCCCTCAAGAAGGCGGGGAAAGGCGCAGGCGTGAAACTGGTTAAGAGATGCCAGTTTAAAGTGTTCCTCaacgggttgctgggggagtggaaggccaggtgcacttccgcccccttctcacagtgaggtgttggtgacagatttctaagtacttttgacatgaagataaccatagccagcctcaacatcaatggcagcagattgcacaatctctcagtcctcagggaagggagaaatGCGGTGAGCTTtccgcaggaaacccacaccgttctgggagacgaagccatctgtctcctggagtggcagggtggtgtctacatgagtcacctcacccctatttctagtggggttgctgtcgtgttggccccgacttttcagccggagatcttgggggtcaaggagcttatgccgggctgcttgctccacctcaccgttcacctgggtagcgtgccgctccactttgtgaacgtgtacgcgcccaggcccggcgcgttgcaagaagAAGTATCCGCTCTCTTGAACTCTATCAATAGTGGCGAGTGcaccatcctcgggggggattttaactgtaccctcgaggtgggggaatctctccagtccccagcgcggccaagcgtcggtcaagaagttgagggaactgatcagctccctcgacttggtggacatctggcagaatctccatcccgactccagtgctgtcacctggaggtctggaggaggagggtcccgaatcgaccgcctctacatttcgcaggcataTGTTTCCCATGTCTCGGCAGCcaccatgtggctggtgccgtgctctgaccacctggtgtgggtggagttcactctgctccgcacgtgggcggggtccgcatactggcactttaacaaccggttgctggaggacgagcgattctggGACTTGTTCCGTCGATTCtgagccgactggagaaggaagtggggggcttcccctccttgaggctatggtgggatgtgggcaagtctcacattctgtcaggagtacgcgaaggggtgggAAGTCGATGTCAGAtgcctggagagggaggtgctcaacttggagtccTGCCTTGGTCATGCCGTTGCGGACcaggccctgtggcaggcatacaaagagaagaagggtgcactgagggacctgcagctcatagggtcctgaggcgcgtacatgaggtcgcggatccagatcctggaagatttggaccgcacctcacccttcttctactcgctggaaaaatggcgggggggtccgtaagcagatcctccatcacggatctggaggtGATGGGCCTTTTGGTCagtacctattacagtgcgttgttctcttcgGATctatccagcgaggacacgtgcagagttttgtgggaggacctgccgaaggcaGCCCGGAGGGcaccaaaggattggaggctcccttcatgttggcggagctgaccggcaccctccaccagctctcgaggggcaaatcccctgggctggacgggctgaccgtggagctcgtcagggcattctgggacgtccaggggtggtggggagggcaggcGGGTGGGGGTTATGCGCGGGTCCCGTGGGAAAGCCTGGTGATCGGGGAGATGCTCCTCTCATGGCGCAGGGTGGTCATTGTCCTGCTGCCTAAGAGGGGCGCTCTCCGCCTGCTTGATAACTGGcgaccagtctccctcctcagcacggattttaagatctttgcctgggctgTGTCTATTCGccagggctccgtgctggcccatatGATGCACCCCGACCAGTCTTACATGGTCCcgagccggtccatccaggacaatatccacctggtctgggacctgatccatctttcccagaggactggtcagtcggtcgcctttctctccctcgatcaggagaaggcgttcgacagggtggatcaagaatatcttttcgggactctgcgcgtgtTCAGACCTTTGTGCCCAGGGTCTGACTTTTGTACACCGCTGCAGAGTGTCTGgtaaaagttaacgggtccttgacagcgcCTCTTCACTTTGGGAgatgagtgcgtcagggatgccccatgtccggccaattatataccatctgcgcGGAGCCACTCCTTCACAGGAGGTTTGACGGGTTTGGCTCTGCGCAGGCGGGCATGTGGGTCGTCCTCTCTGCTTATGCCGGTGACGTGCTCCTCgcagtcacagatcccattgatttGCGGAAGACTGCCAGCTGACCTTTCTACCGCGTTCTCCACGAggttcaattgggagaaatgttctggactcctggtgggtcagtggtgggtggactccctgccagaggagttgacaccttttgcgtggagcaccacgcacctcctctatctgggagtccaccttagccccgcagaggaagcctggccggcaaactggcaggaattGGAGGCGGAAGTCACCActcagctggggcgctggacaggaccgcTCCGAGTGCtttctacaggggccgagcgctggtcataaaccacctggtggccttgatgctgtggtaccggttggtcactttggccccaccccctgcatttgccaccaagatccagaagtagctcgtcgatttcttctggggcaagaggaaagactgggtctctgccgcagtcctgagtctaccgattgaggagggcggccagttgctggtgtgcgtccgcatccaggctgcgactctccaccatCGGACACTGCAGAGCTATCTgtatgtcgagcgtcctcccagatggtgtgcgctggcgacgtacttTTTCCGCCAgtttcactgccttcaagacgacatgcagctccTGGCGGAGAACATTAgctgtgcctctctgagggagttgcctgtcttttaccgagaactattcagagtctggaacatggccaaggtggcaattcacaggtccagactGCGGGCCattgccctgattgcctgcccctcttccatgattatgttcgcgcccgggtgtccctggagaaggagcatgcagtggccgctggttcgcttgaggccttacgcgacggtgggcaccgcagggactggagtgcatcatcaatgctgttttaatttgagtatttgttttatttattcacttttaataaagttatttatttaaaatgtatataaagggtcctggggaataaaggccacctcgacaaataatatataaaaggggcctggggtataaagggttAAAAaacaaaatgggttagatacagagtaaaactccctctacattgtaaacactcccagggcaggtatggCACGGGTTAGATATGGTAAGGTGCAGGTATGACACAGTTTAAGCTCTCTCCACAGTATTTGTGAATGGCTTATTCAGTCAGAGCCCTAATGGTTTGTAAAGCTGTGTGTCCACAGGCAGATGTAGCACTCAGAGGGACCTGTCTAACCCCAAGCTCTTCCCTGCTTTGTGTTAGTGGCACATATTCAACAACAAATAAAAATCTTGATCTTGATAAGCTCCCTATTGCATACATACAAGAGCTAATCTTATTTAGAAATAATGCGTGAACAGCAATCACAGCCCCTGTAACAGAATCAGGAAATGCTTTAATAAATAGACTCTTTGTACAGAAAGCTGGAAATCGGCAGAGGTCTTGATCTGGactcagcaaaaaaaaaataatgaaATGCCCAAGCGACTGCatttaatattttttttaaaaatcataggAAAAGCGATATGAATTTTTGACAGAAAGAATTCAAGATACTTTTTTAGCTGCCTTTCCTGGACCAACTTAGCAAAGCTCAGTGAAGTATAATAATGACTTATAACCTGTGCAGACACTGTGCAGACTCACTCCATGTCGTTTAACTCATTTATTCAGTTCACTGtaaaaacaaagaaatggcaaatAAATATGTGGAAGTTCATTGTTTCCCGAGAACCCGCTGCCAAAAAACTTTCCAATGACCTCTTGACGCGGTCCCAGGCTAGCACTAAAATGCCCGTCACTCAACACGCTCGCTTGCTTGCTCACTTTGGCCCTGTCCGCTGGAGCCCCCATCTTGTTTTTGTCTTCTCTCAGCTATTTTCGCCTTGCGCCCGTTtctagaaaaaaaaacagaagacaAAAAAAATCAGCTGCAGATATTTAAGTTTTGTACCAGAGGATTACTGTAAATTGCCATATGACAAATACAATGCACAGGGCACTGGGCTGCTTATTAATGGTATGTGTACGGCAGGCCCTTTTCAGCGCTGTGCTGGCCTGCACTCACTCAGGCGTAATTAGAACCAGTTGTACCCAAGTGTTCTGGCGATGCAGCCCGTCATTCCCCAGAAATCCACTTCATCTTGGGGTGATTTTAATTGATGGTGGTTAGTTTGTCTGCGCTCCGTTTCCCTTAATGCTGTAATACCCCTTGTACCGTCTGATTTGCAATCATTCCAGAACTTGAGTCACATTAGACATAATATTTTCAAAAGAGTTTTTAAGAAGCTTGGTATTTATAACAAGCTgctgctgatatatcccacacccctcactgcaacacattgatatatcccacacccctcactgtaacacattgacatatcccacaccactcactggaacgcacactgatatatcccacacccctcactgatatatcccacacccctcactgcaacacattgatatatcccacaccccgcactgtaacacattgacatatcccacaccactcactggaacgcacactgatatatcccacacccctcactgatatatcccacacccctcactgcaacacattgatatatcccacaccactcactgtaacacattgatatatcccacacccctcactgtaatatgcactgatataccccaaacccctcactgtaactcatactgatataccccacacccctcactgtaacacacactgatatatcccacactccgcactgtaacacacactgatatatcccacaccccgcactgtaacacgcactgatataccccacacccctcactgtaacacacactgatatacccctcactgtaacccacactgatataccccacacccctcactgtaacacaca from Heterodontus francisci isolate sHetFra1 chromosome 9, sHetFra1.hap1, whole genome shotgun sequence includes the following:
- the LOC137373306 gene encoding dispanin subfamily A member 2b-like, coding for MNPCTYPYQGQKEDSQLVLATIINLTPNVFPVWDHSLRSLFNIFYMNFCSLGFVVLVFSVKSRDQKVVGDVEGARHYVSTARALNIATTVLSILVLVIFIVLLFAGMFQALQIIKEQQQYHDLYGGGK